From the genome of Solanum stenotomum isolate F172 chromosome 5, ASM1918654v1, whole genome shotgun sequence:
CCTCCATATGAGCCATTTCCGAAAAATATAGGTCCATTCCTAGTCAATGGCATCATTCTAGAGCTAGGAGAACCACTTTCAGTAAAGTTCCCAGTAAGAGCACCACCCATGTTCATTGCTCCAAGGCTACCTATATTCATCACCTGACTTGCACTGTTATGACTAGAACCTCCACTGCCAAATGCATGTGGGTTTATATATGATGTTTGAGGAGATTCCGGGAAAAAACCAAAATGCCTATCCAGAGGATTTCCGGATGGAGCAGACCCCACGTGATGGGATCCAAGGAAAGAGCTTTGCCTACGTGAATGGAGATAGCCTTGTCCTTGTCCATTTGATGCGAATGGATGTGCCATTGATGAAGCTGGCCAGATAGGAGAGTCGGAACGCTCTGAGTGAATAGGGGGACTACCCCAAAGAAACTGTGGACCAGAAAGTGTTCCAGTACCGGATGCCTTAGAGTTACCAAATGGCGTAGATCCCATGCTTAAAGCTGGTTTCTGCTCAGGGACTGAAAAAGAATGCTGATAACCCACTCCTTGCGACGACTTTGGACTAGAAGTTACCTGATTCAAATGCCCAACCCTTGCAGGATCTTTACCAATGGGTGCAATCTTCGGACTTGAGAGGTGTCCAGGAAGAATAGAGGCAAGCCCTGGCATAAGATTACCGTTTACAGGGCTGAGATTTCTCAGACCAGGTGATTGACTATAACCTCGCAACGGATTGGGTTCAACTGGACTGCCGAAGTTTGACCAGCTGCCTGTTAGATATAACACCATTATCACATCATCTTATCCAGGTTATAGACTCTCCCAGGTTAACATCAGCAGTCATACTACTTCATCAAAagttaaagaaatattaaaaacagCATCTATTACGATAATGGAAATACCTGGAGGAGAGCTGGCAACCGGTGATCCAACTGAGTGCCTAAATGATCGAATTTCATCGTGTTCCAATTCTTGAGTTAGTTGCTGCATCAAACTAgacatgaaaagaaaattaattttcttcctAACTGGTCAACAACTTGCATAATATACCAAGCAAATAAACAAAAGCCTCTGCAGAAGGAGAGCGATTATAACAGATTTATTGGGAAAAGGAAAAGGCTGGAGAATACACTAATGCATCTTTCAGACGTTCTTTATATGTATTTGATTCACACTCATCAGCTGTTTGTAACATTCAAAGCAAATTTTGAAAGGGAAGGGAGGTGAGGGGAGTGTTGGAAGAGGCCAAATATCACCCTAGAACAAGGCCTACAGCCAAATACCCTCACATAGAAAGGCAAGCGTGATACAAGTAACAGAGACCTGCCTACATTGACTAATGCAAACAAAAACATAGAATGACTAACATCATAGCCAACAGTCTATATtcaacaagtaaaaataaataaaaattcaccCTTGAAAACTAAACTCGGTGAAGTCACCAGTGAGATTCAAACATCAGATACATTACTAAacagaaaaattattatagCACCATAGTAATACATATAAGGCAAAGCAAAATATGTGGCTACAGCATTGCCATCTGTCACAATTCATCCATTGAATTATTAGGCTAAAGATGTGAAGGAGGCAGTTAAAAACCCTGAAATACTTGAAACAGAAACGTAAGCATAACAAAACCAAACATATTTGTAGCAGAATTCCGCTTTTGCAGCTATACTTTGACAGTAAGATAAGTCCAAAATCCATATTGCTGGGGCAGTGGTGTTCTGTTATTACCGGATCAATGGTGTTGCAGGCTACTAACAGAAGATAACACCCAAAAAGAAAGTAACTCCTATCACCAGTCAACTTGCAGTGATACAATTTGACTGTCAATGAGTTAAGcccaaaatccatattaatggAGCAATGAGGTTGTAGGCTCCTAACAGAGCATTTCATCCACCATAGAAAGAAATTTCATCACTAAATCAACATGCAAAAAGATCCAAGAAATCTTAGCATGCTAAATACTAAAGGGGTTATTTTTCACttcactttctttcttttgcatCAAGTTATCTTCCTTTTTCTCATGCATGTCTGTCCATAAGCACTTGTAAATTGGGGCAAAATACTAGcttataaatttcatttataaattacaccggaaagtgaaaagaaatgCAAATTTTTAATAGCAGAACCAGAACATACTTTCGACGGGCTCCACCAGGCCGGCTGGGTTCAAGTTTTATCCGCTTTCCAGCTATGTCACTACGATTTAATGCTTTAAGAGCTGCATCAGCTGCTCTGACATCATAGAATTCAATGAATTTATGATGGCGTTTATGTGGTGTCTCTCTGATCTGTATTTTGCATAACATAATTTAGTGAAGCTTAAAAGTTTTGGAATTGTGGATAAACAcaagaataacaaaataatattagcATTAACAGTGAACAATCAAGTAAAATTGATACCTCCTTGACTTCCCCATACACTCCAAAGATTTGCCGAAGATCCTCATTGGATACCGATGGATCCAAGTTGAACACGACAAGAGTTCCTTGGTTAATATCTTTCTCTGATGGATTTTCCTGGATGCAGCAACAAAGAACATTAGTTAGAATTGTCTTTCCATGTTAGCATATGTCTACATAATGTGGATTCGAACCTTAGGAATGGAAAAATGAATGTCGAGCTTTCTTCGTCTCAAGGGCTTATTTTGTAGAGCACGCATTGCAGTTCGAGCAGCTCGGATGTCATAGTAAGATATCATCACAAAGCCCCTATGCTTGCATGCAGTATATAGGGTTCTGATATCACCAAATTgcttaaaaaaaaaggtatagtAACACTAGGTTAGAAGTCTCCCATCAAAATCGATACAGATCAAGGACTCCAGTGACAAATGAAGTGAAAAAAGTCTTTTAAGAATTAATAGACAAACACAAAGCAGAGAAACAGAAAAAGAGACAGGAAGCAAGCTCTGAAAACGGAAGCATCGGTTGAATATAATACAGAAGCTAAAGTACAGACTACGGGTCAAATTCTTCAACTTCTATTCATTAgccaaaagaatttttttttaaaaacccaacCTAACCAGAATAAATCCCAGTCATCTGTTTTTATTCTGTCTTAATTCCATAGAAGCAAAACAGATGACACCTCTGAGCCCAGTGATAGGTGACCAGAGAAACTAGATCAGGAAGGGGAGGCAGTCCAGTGAGCATCCCGCATTAGCAGGATTCGGGGAAGGGTCACACCCCGAGGGGTGTGATGTAGACATCCTAccctaatgcaagcattagtggCTGCTTCCACGGCTCGAGCGTGTGACCTTGACAACTTTACCGTTCAAGCATATGAAATCATCCAAAAGAAAATATTCCTAGCACAAACAGAATGAACAAGCATTTCAACTGCAAATCTGCAATAAATGAAGCACGGAAAAAAGAATAGCAAGTTAACAGAGGCAAATTTAAAGAATATGGTAAGTTAAGCATTACCTCAAAGAGAGATTTCAACTCCGAGTCCTCAACGTTGCTGTTAATATTTCGAACGAATAATGTCCTTGATGGATGCTCTCCATATGGGTGTTCCCCCACAACAGTTGCAGCACCATTTGGAACACTGTAATGTCCACTACTGCTTCCAGGAATACCATCGTACATGCTTAAGGTTGCAAAACCATtaagtaaattattttgatCCTCAGGTTCCATTTCTAGTCCTCCACTGCCAAAAAAATCATCTTCCAAGTCCTCCAGCTGAGACGGTAATCCACTAAGATCAAAGTCATCCATTAAGCCTGCTAGTAGCTCATCTTCATCCCCTGGAAGCAAGAACCCAACTGGACTTGACTCAACCTCTTCTAACGgatctttaattttatcttcCAATTGAAGCTTGCTTAAGCTAGGTGAGCTATCATCAATGGATTGACCATAGTGCTCGGACTCATTGAAGTTTACTGCACATCAACAAAAACAGTTAGAAGATTTGGTCAAAAATTGAAGGACACCAAGACAATCGAAAAAAAAGATTATACTCACATTTTGCATGAGGTAGCACAGGCAATGAGCTAGAGAACAAGCTTGTATCAGTTGATGCATGATATGCGGCAGATCCAAGGGGAATGGCCCAAGCATTCTTCTCTTTGTAAGGAGTCTTTGTTGAAGCAGCTATTCGGACGTAAAAGAATGTAACGTATAAATTCATCGAGAGCATAACAAAATTGTATCAAACTGGTGTATGCTTTACATAGGCTAAAAGAATAGGTTTACCTTCAGAGACGTTTGACATAGGTTTCTTTAAAGGCTTCTCCATCTAGTCAGTTCCTGCAAATATGACTAAGAAATAAAATGCCGTGAGAAGCATGATTCAAAAAGGGTAAGTACCTAGAACTAAAATGTTAAGTGCTATACATGCGATTTGCCTAATAATATCAAATAGAACTCTTTCAATAAGCTTAGCAAGGTGACTTGATCAAACAAGTGACATAACACATAAAATACATACAAAGAGCACTAAGATTGTTGGCAAGGAGCAGAAGTAGCAAATCGTATTCAATAACTATGTATTTAATTTGTATAGAAGAGCTACATATTAAGAAAGGTATTTTGGACCAGATAGATATTGGAAGAAGTTTAGCACAAAGTTTCCTAAGAACccaaagaatgaaataaaatcaGAACATATTCATCATTGTAGCAGGAAGTGAGTTGTTCACATCAAGTTAACCTAAAGGTTTTTGAACATCTATGAgttaacaaacaaaatatttgttcTCAGATATTTCAACAAAAGTACTAACTGACATGAATAATTAGTATAATAACATAAAGAGTTTCAAAACTTGCAATTAGGCATATGTATTCTACAGTGATGAGCATTTGAGTGCATAAAGATAAACTGAAAACCATGCTTGCATGGAACAAAAATTCACAAGTTACGAACAGTTACACAAGGGAAGAGCAATATCCTATACTTGAAAAAGAACTAAGCACCAGAAGAGCAACCATTCAATATATATCACGAAGTTAAGATCTCTCTTTCCCCCGTTTTTACTGTGAGGCCATTATACTGTCACATAATATTAAATCAACATGTAACAAGGAAGAGTCCACAAGAAGTACCAAAACATTCTCAACCTATTCATCCTTTTGATAGCATACTTCTCAACCTATTCATTAAGAAATGGCAATATGAATAATAAGCTAGGCTGCTAAATTTAGAGAACATCTAagtctataaaaaaaattatcgagTACAAAAATGAAATTGTCTCAAATAGAACAGGACAAATACAGAGGAGTTTATAAAGTTGAACCAAACTAGGTTGGGATTGAGAAGTAGATTTGTAGTACGAAATATTAACTAAAAGTCCAATGCTTTGGTAAACCGCAATAGAACTGAAACAGCTCCagacaaaaaggaaaagatcaCCCATGATTCCAACTGCTAAACCAACCCAAACCGAAAATCAACCGACATTTATCAAATCTCATTGCCACACAAAGAAAGAAACACTAGAAACATGATTGCCATCATTGTCAACTGAAATCAACTGAAACCGTTAATTACCAATATCATTATCAACATAGCCATATAACATAGCCAATAAGTAATGACAACACTAACATAAAGCTCAGCTACTaacttttaacttaaaagttcATGGGAACCCACAATAGAAGGTGAAACAATTTCAGCCccaaaacaaaaaggaaaagatcagCTCTTGGATTATACTTGCTGGTCAACCCAATATCATATCAAAGATACTGAAACTCATCAAACCACATAAGCAAACTTGCAAAGAAATGCTAAACAAACAAATGATTCACCATTATTACCTCCCATGAAAAATGAAATcagcccaaaaaaaaaaatcacaaccttttaCACCTAAAACCAAAGTAACACAATCTGCCACACAATCAGACgaaattcaacaaattcaagcaAGAATCCGAACACCGACTTAAAtttctaaaaagtaaaaatattctACTGATATTAAGTCCTCGGGATTCACTTTATTAGCTGGTCAACCATACCCCGTATCAAAAAAGCTGAAACTAACAAAGAAACTCTAAAGCAAACAATCGATTTCAACATTCCTACCTCccataaaaactaaaattagcTCAAACCAAAGAATAACACAATCTGCCACACAAAACACATGAAATTCAATGAATTCAAACAAGAACTCGCACACCCActtaaatttccaaaaaataaaatattttactgATATTAAGTTCTTGGTATTCACTTTAATTGCTGGTCAACCATACCCCATATCAAAAAAGCTGGAACTAGCAAAGGAACTCTAAACAAATAGAGTAACTGATTTCACCATTTTTACCTACCATAAAGCTGAAATTAGCTAAAACCCAAAACAAGATCACAACTTTTTACAATTAAGACCAAAGAGTAACACAATCTGCCACACAAAACAcacaaaattcaagaattcaagcaaagttccaaaaataaaatactctaCTGAACTTATCAAACCCCATAAGCATATTAAGTTCTTAGAATTCACTTTAATTGCTGGTCAACCATACCCCATAtcaaaaaaaaactgaaactacCAAAAAAAACTCCAAACAAACAATTGATTTCACCATTCTTACCTCCCATAAAAACTAAAAtcagctaaaacccaacaaagatcACAACTTTTTACACCTAAAaccaaaaatacaacaaaatcaacaacCCCACGACACAAAATTCAATGAATTAAACCAAGAACTCAAACACCCACTTAAAATTtccccaaataaatatattctaCTAACACAAAAAGCCCaaaaaatcccaaaaaaaaagtGGAATAAAAAATTACCTCATGAAACGGTTGCAATTGGACCAAAATCAGGATGATCGCACACTCCCAACACAAAGctaatacaaaaaaaagagtCCCCAAGAGATGATTTAGCagcaaagaagaaagaaaacagtTTTCGTAAAAACAGAGGAATTGTTTGCTTCTACACTTTCACTTCCTTTTCTCCCGCCGTGACACCAGTGAagaacttctagagagagaaaccCAAAAACCAAAATTGGCACAAAAGAGGAGAGAGAGGAGAATGATTGGAGCTTAGAGAGAGAGAGCTCAGAAAGTATATATAATTGCAGAAAAAGTTAACACACACCAAAAACACAAAaggtaaagaaaaataaatgctTAAGatcttcaagttttttttaCCTTTGAATTAATTCAGATTCGTGTCGAAAAagtcaaaagataatttattttaaaatttgtattcGAGatctttgattaaaaaatttttttttgcatgtataaattttttaacTAAAGATATATCGAGTTCGATATTATAATCTTTAATGATTATCAACTACTTATTTTGTTTGGATAGTagttatgtattgtattattagtttaaatataatatttgttttggttgttatttaaattttattacattGTATCATACAAATCTATTGTTATGTAATGACGAGaagtctcattttatgtgataaTCTATTTGGTGTGATTATGTCGTTATCATCGTATCCAATTTTTCTTATAGGTGTATCATTTAAATTATTGGTGTGTGACATTATGTCAAGATGAATAATGCACAATCTATCCAAACGTCATATTTAGTAAAAGAATATAATACTATacgatataatataatacaat
Proteins encoded in this window:
- the LOC125864325 gene encoding protein MEI2-like 2, whose translation is MEKPLKKPMSNVSEAASTKTPYKEKNAWAIPLGSAAYHASTDTSLFSSSLPVLPHAKLNFNESEHYGQSIDDSSPSLSKLQLEDKIKDPLEEVESSPVGFLLPGDEDELLAGLMDDFDLSGLPSQLEDLEDDFFGSGGLEMEPEDQNNLLNGFATLSMYDGIPGSSSGHYSVPNGAATVVGEHPYGEHPSRTLFVRNINSNVEDSELKSLFEQFGDIRTLYTACKHRGFVMISYYDIRAARTAMRALQNKPLRRRKLDIHFSIPKENPSEKDINQGTLVVFNLDPSVSNEDLRQIFGVYGEVKEIRETPHKRHHKFIEFYDVRAADAALKALNRSDIAGKRIKLEPSRPGGARRNLMQQLTQELEHDEIRSFRHSVGSPVASSPPGSWSNFGSPVEPNPLRGYSQSPGLRNLSPVNGNLMPGLASILPGHLSSPKIAPIGKDPARVGHLNQVTSSPKSSQGVGYQHSFSVPEQKPALSMGSTPFGNSKASGTGTLSGPQFLWGSPPIHSERSDSPIWPASSMAHPFASNGQGQGYLHSRRQSSFLGSHHVGSAPSGNPLDRHFGFFPESPQTSYINPHAFGSGGSSHNSASQVMNIGSLGAMNMGGALTGNFTESGSPSSRMMPLTRNGPIFFGNGSYGGSGTVNGEGLIERGRNRKIESGGNQIDNKKQYQLDLEKIMNGGDTRTTLMIKNIPNKYTSKMLLAAIDESHKSTYDFIYLPIDFKNKCNVGYAFINMVSPAHIVSFYEAFNGKKWEKFNSEKVASLAYARIQGKVALVTHFQNSSLMNEDKRCRPILFQSEGQEAADEETFPSSNLNICIRRPDGSYSGDSLDSPTGDLDGRPELFTGSS